The Leptospira terpstrae serovar Hualin str. LT 11-33 = ATCC 700639 nucleotide sequence CGATGATCTCGCAGCTGGCAAAGGTTGTTCCGATATAATCTCTTGTTTAGTAAATTTTTCCAATTCCGACACTGTTTTGTTAGTTGGTCATAATCCAGACATTACTTACTTTGCAGCAAGGCTTCTTGGAAATGCAACCGTTGCTGAGAACTTAATTTTCCAACCGGGATCTACGATCGCTATCAATGTGGCTCGAGAAAAATTTGCGCATGGTCAAATTATCTGGGCAATTTCACCAGACAATCTAGGCATTTGAATTCCTATTAGTAAGGCTTGACCCGTTTTGGATCGCAAGGTTTTTGGATTTAGAACGCGGGGTGTAGCGCAGCGGTAGCGCACTTGTCTGGGGGGCAAGGGGTCGCCGGTTCAAATCCGGTCACTCCGAGAAGTTCAATTCCTAAAAAACCCAGCAGGCCTGCGAACAAACCTGCCGGAAGAAAATTCAGGATGGTGATATACAAAATAAAACTTAAGAAGGTTTTGTTTCGTTTCCTTCTTTGACTTTGTCCAAATACTTAACGACGTTGTCTTTGAGTTCGTCAAAACGAACGATTCCCCAAGCAATACCCATTTTTACTTTTAAAGCATTGTCACTGGTGTCGCTTTCGCCTTGTTCTTTTAACTTTTGAAAGTTTGTTTCGAATTTGCTTTTTTTCTCGTTCAGGTCTACGACGAGTTTCTCCCAAACTTCTTTGGAAGTCTTTACGGCGCCAATCCCAGCATTTACGATATCTTGAAGCTTGTTTTCCACATTGCTCATCGGATGTTACTCCTTATGGTTCCATTATTTTGCAGTGCACAATAATGTCTAGAAAGATTTTTCTGGAGGAATCTGAAATCCTGAACCAAAATGGTCGGATGCGCGTAAAAACTCTATGGACTCTCCTTTCCATTTCTACCCTCGTTTTCCTGATTTTGGATTGCGGTGGTCAAATCCAGGAAAAGCCAATTGCTGGCTGTGAACGAATTTCTGGGACTCCCGGCCCTGAAGACCTAGATCTTATCCGAGATACATCTACAGTGATTGTATCTTCTCATGAACGACGAAATGGATTGAAAGATATTGGAGCTTTGTTTGAAGTTTCCATGCAAGATACCAATCAAAAATTAGAAGCTAAAAAAATTGAAACAGATTATCCAAAAAACTTCAGACCGCATGGAATTAGTTATGCGAAAGTGAAAGGAGTCGATACCTTAGCTGTAATCTCCCATACATTAGAAGATGAAAATCCACATACGATCGAAATCTTTGAGCGCTCAAAATCGGGCAAATGGACCCATAAGAAAACGTTAAGTGATCCTACACTGACTAGTCCTAACGATATTTTCATGAATGAAGCAGGTGAAATTTTTGCTTCGAATGACAATGGAACAAACAATGCATTTCGAAAGTACTGGGATATGATCATTCGCAGTGGTCGGGCAGACATAACTTATTATGATGGAAAATCTTTTTTGGCATTGGATGTTCCCGTGATGCTTGGAAATGGAATCTACATTCGTAAAAAAGGAAACGAAGAACTTTTATACAGATCTGTGTTTGCTGAAAAAGCGATAAGAGTGTATCAAGTTGAACGGACTGGAGGAAAAATTCAATTAAAGTATTTGGAATCCATTGCTATTGGTGCAGGACCAGATAATATTTTAGAAGATGAAAATGGAATCCTTTGGCTTGCAGCGCACGACTCTACTTATAAATTCATTCGCCATGTAATGAACCGAACCAACTTAGCTCCCACTCGCGTTTTCAAAATCAATCCTGAAAACAAAGAAGTGACGGAAGTGTATGCAAACGAAGGAGCAGAAATTTCTGCAGGAAGTACTGGGCTTGTTTTCAAAAACAAACTTTTGATTTCGCAAGTGTTTGAAGATTTTCTTTTGGTTTGTCCAAGGCCATAGGCCATGAAATACATCGCATTGTTTAGAGGAATCAATGTCGGCGGAAACCGAAAAGTGGAAATGAAAAAACTAAAGGGGCTGTTTGAATCCTTAGGTTATACTGAAGTTTCCACTTATATCAATTCTGGTAATATTCTTTTTGAATCAGATCTTGATACAAAGTCCGTTCTCACAAAAATCACAAAGACCTTTGAAAAAACTTTTGATTTTGAAATCCCTACTCTTGTGAAGACAGAAAAGGAAATGAAAAAAATTGCAGATGCCATCCCAAAGGATTGGCAAAATGATCCTACGCAACGAACGGACATTGCCTATTTGTTTCCCGAAATAGATTCAAAAAAAATCATCGAAGAACTACCATTCAAAAAAGAATTTGTGGATGTTCGCTATACCAAAGGTGCTATCATCTGGAATATTAAAAAAGTAAATGTGAACAAAAGCAATTTAGCAAAATTAATTAGTCATAAATTATATAAGTCTATGACGATCCGCAATGTGAACACCGCGAGATTTTTAGCAGGATAGATTCAATTTAATTCTTTAAAATGATTTCGGATCAACTTTTTCCAACGGAACTGTCTCCATCGATAGAAAACACTAGCAAAGATAACTATAAAAATCGTTAGAATACCTGCTTTTATCTCTATCCTATCAATATATCTAACTAAATTTTCATTTTTTGTTTTTCGAATGAAAATCCAATGATCCCAAGTGTTGATGAGAGAACTATAACCATTATCTCTTAATATAAATTCATTTGGATTGGCTTCTTTAATTTTTTCGATAACTATTGTTTGGCTACTAAATGGTATGATCCCAAATAATTTCATTTTTGCCAAATAGTCCCCATTTTTCCAATTCTCTGGAAATCCATTTGGATTTGCAGGCTCAAAAACAACCATTGGTTTTGCAATGTAATCTAATGTTTTGGAAAGCATAACATAACTTGTAATCGTTTCAAAATTACTGGCAAAGTGAGTTTCTATATTAATAACCATTTCAAACCAATCCTTTTAATACTGCTTCTATCGTTTGTAGTAACAATGGTTCGCGATTTTCTTCGCTATGTTGTGCCACAAGTTTTGGGTGAGTAAAAGCTGTTCCTGCAGAAATAAGAATTTCTGTGACCATTTTTACATCTTTCTTTTTTAACTTTTTTTGCTCCATGGCTTCTGTAACTAACTTCGACATTTGATTTCGCATATTGGATAAATGAGTTTGGATGAATGGTTTGGATTGTTCGGCCGCCATATCAAATGCCTTATACAATTCGGGATCTAGTTTTACTTTTTCCAATTTCATCCGGTGCAAATTTTGAAACCATGTGAGAACCTTCTGTAATGGATCTCGTTTTTCTAAAACTAACAAATCCTGTTTTTGGTCCAGGTTCACAAGCCAACGTTCGGATACGGCATCCAAAAGTGCTGTTTTGTCTTGGAAATGAGAGTAGAGGGCTGCGTGGCTAATCCCCATTTCTTTGGCCACATCCACTAAACGAACCTTTTCAAAGCCTTTGGCACGCATTTGGTCGATGGCGATTTCCACTGCTTTATCCTGTATTTCCGAAGGTGAGAGACCAGTCCGAGGCATAGGGAAAGGGTCGGATTTACCCATTCCGGGTCAATTCGAAATTACAAAATGAAAAAAACGTTAGTTTTGAAACTTACGGACTTGACTTTTTGTAACTTACATAATATTGTAAATGTAAGTAAGGAAATACCAACAAAATGCACCTGAATGGAAATACAATATTGATTACCGGCGGAACGAGTGGGATTGGACTGGCTTTGGCCAAGCGACTCTCTAACCTCGGAAACCGCATCCTAGTTTGCGGAACGAACGCAAAGAAAATGGAAGAGTTAAAAAAATCCCATCCTGATTGGGGGACTTACCTCTGTGATGTTTCACGCCCTGAGGAAAGGTTACGTTTGTTTCTAGAAACTACCAAAGACTATCCAGAGCTGAATGTGTTATTCAATAATGCAGGCATCCAACGTTACCCTAAATTAAATGAGGTGGAACCTTGGTCAGACTTAGGTAAAGAGATTGATATCAATTTGGGAGCTCCCATCCATCTCTCTACGTTATTCGCCAAACATCTGTTCGCAAGAAAAAATGCAGCGATTTTAAATACCACTTCCGGATTGTCTCATATTCCTTTGGCCTATGCTCCGGTTTATAGTGCTACCAAGGCAGCATTACACTCCTTCACATTGACAATGCGATTTCAATTTCGCAATGAGCCAATCAAAATCATAGAAGTTTCCCCTCCTATGGTGGATACGGATTTAGGAATCCCTAACACGCATACTGCGGGACTGAATTTGGATGAATATGCTGATTCTGTAATCAGTGGATTACAGAATGGAGATCTGGAAATCACCACAGGATTTTCTACGGTCTCAGCGAATGCAAGTCGAGAGAAAAAGGATGAAATCTTTTTGTCTATGAACCAAGCTCGGAGTGGATCAAACTAAAGACCGACCGACAAAGGCACAAGCGATGGCATCCCAAGAGTCATCGTGGCCTTTCAGATCCTTAAATCCTAAAATCATTTGGATCGCTGCCCGAACTTCTTTTTTGGTAGCGTTTCCTTTTGTGGAAATTCCTTTTTTGATTTGAGTGGCTGTGAGTGATACAACCGGAATTTGTTTTTCACCAAGGGATAGAAGAATCACCCCACGTGACTCCGCT carries:
- a CDS encoding TetR/AcrR family transcriptional regulator, which encodes MPRTGLSPSEIQDKAVEIAIDQMRAKGFEKVRLVDVAKEMGISHAALYSHFQDKTALLDAVSERWLVNLDQKQDLLVLEKRDPLQKVLTWFQNLHRMKLEKVKLDPELYKAFDMAAEQSKPFIQTHLSNMRNQMSKLVTEAMEQKKLKKKDVKMVTEILISAGTAFTHPKLVAQHSEENREPLLLQTIEAVLKGLV
- a CDS encoding SDR family oxidoreductase, producing MHLNGNTILITGGTSGIGLALAKRLSNLGNRILVCGTNAKKMEELKKSHPDWGTYLCDVSRPEERLRLFLETTKDYPELNVLFNNAGIQRYPKLNEVEPWSDLGKEIDINLGAPIHLSTLFAKHLFARKNAAILNTTSGLSHIPLAYAPVYSATKAALHSFTLTMRFQFRNEPIKIIEVSPPMVDTDLGIPNTHTAGLNLDEYADSVISGLQNGDLEITTGFSTVSANASREKKDEIFLSMNQARSGSN
- a CDS encoding DUF1697 domain-containing protein; translated protein: MKYIALFRGINVGGNRKVEMKKLKGLFESLGYTEVSTYINSGNILFESDLDTKSVLTKITKTFEKTFDFEIPTLVKTEKEMKKIADAIPKDWQNDPTQRTDIAYLFPEIDSKKIIEELPFKKEFVDVRYTKGAIIWNIKKVNVNKSNLAKLISHKLYKSMTIRNVNTARFLAG
- the sixA gene encoding phosphohistidine phosphatase SixA; its protein translation is MKIILVRHGEAENATPAISDSQRELTDKGVSDIHKIGKFIKNSALAVKQVYYSPYLRTKHTAEILSEELKYGGEMLASDDLAAGKGCSDIISCLVNFSNSDTVLLVGHNPDITYFAARLLGNATVAENLIFQPGSTIAINVAREKFAHGQIIWAISPDNLGI
- a CDS encoding LIMLP_16025 family protein, producing MSNVENKLQDIVNAGIGAVKTSKEVWEKLVVDLNEKKSKFETNFQKLKEQGESDTSDNALKVKMGIAWGIVRFDELKDNVVKYLDKVKEGNETKPS